In a genomic window of Piliocolobus tephrosceles isolate RC106 chromosome 1, ASM277652v3, whole genome shotgun sequence:
- the SPRR1B gene encoding cornifin-B: MSSQQQKQPCPPPPQLQQQQVKQPCQPPPQEPCIPKTKEPCLPKVPEPCHPKVPEPCQPTVPEPCHPKVPEPCPSTVTPAPAQQKTKQK, encoded by the coding sequence ATGAGTTCCCAGCAGCAGAAGCagccctgccccccaccccctcagCTTCAGCAGCAGCAGGTGAAACAGCCTTGCCAGCCTCCACCGCAGGAACCATGCATCCCCAAAACCAAGGAGCCCTGCCTCCCCAAAGTGCCTGAGCCCTGCCACCCCAAAGTGCCTGAACCCTGCCAGCCCACGGTTCCAGAGCCCTGCCACCCCAAGGTGCCTGAGCCCTGCCCTTCAACGGTCACTCCAGCACCAGCCCAGCAGAAGACCAAGCAGAAGTAA
- the LOC111543983 gene encoding small proline-rich protein 2B produces MSYQQQQCKQPCQPPPVCPTPKCPEPCPPPKCPEPCPPPKCPQLCPPQQCQQKYPPVTPSPPCQPKYPPKSK; encoded by the coding sequence ATGTCTTATCAACAGCAGCAGTGCAAGCAGCCCTGCCAGCCACCTCCTGTGTGCCCCACGCCAAAGTGTCCAGAGCCATGTCCACCCCCGAAGTGCCCTGAGCCCTGCCCACCACCAAAGTGTCCAcagctctgcccacctcagcagtGCCAGCAGAAATATCCTCCTGTGacaccttccccaccctgccagCCAAAGTATCCACCCAAGAGCAAGTAA